From the Haloarcula sp. H-GB4 genome, one window contains:
- a CDS encoding creatininase family protein — MSSRRSVCLEELAWPEIESALENGTRTVIVAVGSIEQHGPHLPLNMDTLDGDELSRRMAVEMGDALAAPTIRPGCSGHHMEFPGTITVPPETLMDVIRSYCRSLDTHGFEHIVLVPTHGGNFGPVKTVAPDIARDLEAAVIPLADLDDHMQLLNEGLSKAGIEYEQDVIHAGAAETAIVLAIDEGLIRTEAIEPGPEGDISPARLLSEGFKSITENGVLGDPTAATTEAGKVIIQNVVEAYVEQVKAERSAT; from the coding sequence ATGTCTTCTCGCAGGTCAGTGTGTCTTGAGGAACTGGCATGGCCAGAAATTGAGTCTGCACTCGAAAACGGAACACGGACAGTGATCGTAGCTGTCGGTTCGATCGAACAACACGGCCCACACCTGCCGCTGAATATGGATACGCTAGATGGGGATGAACTCTCGCGCCGAATGGCGGTCGAGATGGGCGATGCTCTTGCCGCTCCCACAATCCGCCCCGGATGCTCGGGACATCACATGGAGTTCCCTGGAACAATAACCGTTCCACCCGAGACATTGATGGATGTCATCCGATCGTACTGCAGGTCACTCGATACCCACGGCTTCGAACACATCGTGCTTGTCCCGACCCACGGTGGGAACTTCGGGCCGGTCAAAACCGTGGCACCAGACATCGCACGTGACCTCGAAGCCGCAGTAATTCCGCTCGCTGACCTCGATGACCACATGCAGTTGCTGAATGAGGGACTCAGCAAGGCCGGTATCGAGTACGAGCAGGATGTTATTCACGCCGGGGCCGCCGAAACAGCGATTGTACTAGCTATCGATGAGGGACTCATCAGGACGGAGGCTATCGAACCCGGGCCCGAAGGTGATATTTCGCCGGCACGGTTGCTAAGCGAAGGGTTCAAATCAATCACAGAAAACGGTGTCCTCGGTGACCCGACAGCGGCAACCACCGAGGCCGGGAAAGTGATCATTCAAAACGTCGTCGAAGCGTACGTCGAGCAGGTCAAGGCCGAACGTAGTGCGACCTAA
- a CDS encoding metal-dependent hydrolase — protein MLFPTHLLVAALLGRVSRLSPLWLVVGTAVPDVVDKPLATVGVTSLYHSIGHSALLVIVVLPLALSGRTGLSVAAGWVLHLLLDTVHVVLNGRAGDAVFLFWPVVIPADPLSLSPRPFFVYYLWSPSFFLEVALWFTTAGLAVRHVTRGGRVSLWDLVD, from the coding sequence ATGCTCTTCCCAACACACTTGCTCGTGGCCGCGCTTCTGGGACGGGTGTCGCGGTTGTCGCCGCTGTGGCTTGTGGTCGGGACCGCAGTGCCGGACGTAGTGGACAAGCCGCTAGCAACGGTCGGTGTCACCTCTCTCTATCATTCAATCGGTCACTCTGCGCTACTCGTCATCGTGGTGCTCCCGCTGGCTCTCTCAGGCCGGACCGGCTTGTCGGTGGCAGCTGGCTGGGTATTACATCTCCTCCTCGACACTGTCCACGTCGTTCTCAACGGCCGCGCCGGCGACGCAGTCTTTCTGTTTTGGCCTGTTGTCATTCCGGCGGACCCACTGTCGCTCTCACCAAGGCCGTTCTTCGTGTACTACCTCTGGAGTCCGTCGTTCTTCCTCGAAGTCGCGCTCTGGTTCACTACCGCGGGCCTAGCCGTCAGACACGTTACACGAGGAGGCCGTGTTAGCTTGTGGGACTTGGTCGATTGA